One Bufo gargarizans isolate SCDJY-AF-19 chromosome 4, ASM1485885v1, whole genome shotgun sequence DNA window includes the following coding sequences:
- the LOC122934822 gene encoding gastrula zinc finger protein XlCGF17.1-like: MTVYHKHLHLPSCHEVEDNNITQDNSMTPNVPSVLHSENLSSDTAGHKKPSSRQSLIGKTRTKQKRGKHFKRKSNLSLHEKNQRDKRSFSCSECGKSFTSKFILDGHQRIHTGERPFLCSECGKCFSRKSNLLYHLRIHLREMSFLCLECGKCFSQNSDLHRHQRAHTGEKPHLCPECGKCFSQKSDLVTHQRTHTGEKPFSCPECGKCFSQSSDLHRHQRAHKGEKPHLCPECGKCFIQKSDLVTHQRTHTGEKPFSCIDCGKYFSQKSHLVTHKRTHTGEKPFSCLDCGKYFSQKSHLVKHQRTHTGE, translated from the coding sequence ATGACAGTATACCATAAGCATCTCCATTTACCTTCCTGTCATGAAGTAGAAGATAACAATATCACACAAGATAATTCTATGACTCCTAATGTACCCTCAGTCCTTCACAGTGAAAATCTCTCCTCCGATACCGCTGGTCACAAGAAACCTTCATCTAGACAATCACTAATTGGCAAAACAAGAACTAAACAGAAACGTGGGAAACATTTTAAAAGGAAATCTAATCTTTCCTTACATGAGAAAAATCAAAGAGATAAAAggtcattttcatgctcagaatgtggaaaatcttttacCAGTAAATTCATTCTGGatggacatcagagaattcacacaggggagagaccatttttatgttcagaatgtgggaaatgttttagtcgaAAATCTAATCTTTTGTACCATCTAAGAATCCACTTACGGGAAATGTCATTTttgtgtttagaatgtgggaaatgctttagtcAGAATTCAGATCTTCATAGACATCAGcgagctcacacaggggagaagccacatttatgtcctgaatgtgggaaatgttttagtcagaaatcagatcttgttacacatcagagaactcacacaggcgagaaaccattttcatgtcctgaatgtgggaagtgttttagtcagaGTTCAGATCTTCATAGACATCAGCGAGCTCACAAAGGGGAGAAGCCACAtttatgtcctgaatgtgggaaatgttttattcagaaatcagatcttgttacacatcagagaactcacacaggggagaaaccattttcatgtattGATTGTGGAAAGTATTTTAgtcagaaatcacatcttgttacacataagagaactcacacaggggagaaaccattttcatgtcttGATTGTGGAAAGTATTTTAgtcagaaatcacatcttgttaaacatcagagaactcacacaggggagtaa